A region from the Bacillus sp. Marseille-P3661 genome encodes:
- the copZ gene encoding copper chaperone CopZ has protein sequence MKTETLTVEGMSCGHCVNAVESSLKEIGVVAKVDLGAKTVTVSYDESKVSLDKIKETIDDQGYDVK, from the coding sequence ATGAAAACTGAAACATTAACAGTAGAAGGCATGTCTTGTGGACATTGTGTAAATGCAGTTGAGTCATCTTTAAAGGAAATTGGCGTTGTAGCAAAGGTTGACTTAGGAGCTAAAACAGTAACAGTATCATATGACGAATCAAAGGTTTCTCTTGATAAAATTAAAGAAACAATCGATGATCAAGGATATGATGTAAAATAA
- a CDS encoding GTP cyclohydrolase II has translation MYQTKLDSKVLSVLEDKIQLIKTGKGAIYLVGPIRLPVNLFDETVVFKWYCWLNCNEVTEDFEKIIEKLSSVNLAEYQQSSVLVYGDFEYAEDAIIRMHSICHTGDIFGSKRCDCGYQLKQSMKMITEHGTGALFYLANHEGRGIGLFSKAMAYVLQENGYDTVEANQGLGFVDDARNYDDAMLVLKALRSKPVTLMTNNPKKLSALKSAGLELSGRQPLWGDVSEYNQKYLQTKINKSGHLEDEGTCPVD, from the coding sequence ATGTATCAGACGAAATTAGATTCTAAAGTTCTCTCTGTTCTAGAGGATAAAATACAATTAATTAAAACAGGGAAAGGTGCAATTTACTTAGTTGGTCCAATTCGTCTTCCCGTTAATTTGTTTGACGAAACGGTTGTTTTTAAATGGTATTGCTGGCTAAACTGTAACGAAGTGACAGAGGATTTTGAAAAGATTATTGAAAAATTATCATCAGTTAACTTAGCGGAATACCAACAATCAAGCGTCTTAGTGTATGGAGATTTTGAATATGCTGAGGATGCAATTATCAGAATGCATTCAATCTGCCATACTGGAGATATATTTGGTAGTAAGCGATGTGACTGTGGTTATCAATTAAAACAGTCAATGAAGATGATTACTGAACACGGTACAGGTGCTTTATTTTATTTGGCTAACCATGAAGGAAGAGGAATTGGGCTATTTAGTAAAGCGATGGCATATGTTCTTCAGGAAAACGGCTATGATACCGTTGAAGCAAATCAAGGTCTTGGATTTGTAGATGATGCTAGAAATTATGATGATGCAATGTTAGTTCTAAAGGCATTGCGTTCAAAACCTGTTACACTTATGACAAATAATCCTAAAAAATTAAGTGCATTAAAAAGTGCAGGATTAGAATTATCTGGAAGACAGCCACTATGGGGTGATGTTTCCGAATATAACCAAAAGTATTTACAAACGAAAATAAACAAATCTGGTCACCTTGAGGATGAAGGAACTTGTCCAGTAGACTAA
- a CDS encoding FAD-dependent monooxygenase codes for MKYKTNVCIVGGGPAGAFLGYLLAKNGISTIIIERASRNDREFRGEHINSETEDLLKEHGLYEKVEEHGLLKMEKLEYFVGNEIVKTIKPTFPDDHVGIHVPQPHLLNVLIEESERYNNYQHIFNAAVINLIQDVEGRYTGIKAKKDGEEFVITCSIIVGADGRYSTVRKLAEIPVVQKSHGYDVLWAKIPAPSNWEPTTRMLLVNGHQLALFTQTGGYIQIGWNIEEGSFPSLRKTALLEFLTPLLELCPHLRKIVLQHLHTWEDFVLLKVHSSLSETWVKDGLVLIGDAAHTMTPTAAIGINCALKDAYVLTPIITAAIRENDLRAERLKLFEEQRRAEIERLQQLQLEKETLFSENFVLSN; via the coding sequence ATGAAATATAAAACGAATGTATGTATTGTTGGAGGTGGGCCAGCTGGGGCTTTTCTTGGTTATTTACTAGCTAAGAACGGAATATCTACAATTATTATTGAACGTGCGTCTAGAAATGATCGAGAATTTAGAGGCGAACATATTAATTCGGAAACAGAGGACCTACTAAAAGAACATGGCTTGTACGAAAAGGTTGAGGAACATGGCCTTCTTAAAATGGAAAAGCTTGAATACTTTGTTGGAAATGAGATTGTAAAAACGATCAAACCAACTTTTCCCGATGATCATGTAGGCATCCATGTTCCACAGCCTCACCTTCTAAATGTTTTAATTGAAGAATCAGAGCGGTATAACAATTACCAACATATCTTTAACGCAGCTGTGATAAATTTGATCCAAGATGTGGAAGGGCGCTATACAGGTATTAAAGCGAAAAAGGATGGAGAGGAATTTGTCATAACCTGCTCCATAATAGTGGGTGCAGATGGTCGATATTCCACTGTTAGAAAGCTTGCAGAAATCCCTGTGGTACAAAAAAGTCATGGATATGATGTATTATGGGCAAAAATACCAGCCCCATCAAATTGGGAGCCGACTACGAGAATGTTGCTTGTTAATGGTCATCAGCTTGCTTTATTTACCCAAACAGGCGGATATATTCAAATAGGATGGAATATTGAGGAAGGATCCTTTCCATCACTACGAAAGACTGCATTATTAGAATTTCTAACACCATTGTTAGAGCTCTGTCCGCATTTGAGAAAGATCGTTTTGCAGCATCTTCATACTTGGGAAGATTTTGTCTTACTTAAAGTTCATAGCTCGCTTTCTGAGACATGGGTTAAAGATGGATTAGTACTAATAGGGGATGCCGCACATACAATGACCCCTACTGCTGCAATTGGAATTAATTGTGCTTTAAAGGACGCATATGTTTTAACACCAATTATAACAGCAGCGATTCGTGAAAATGACCTTCGTGCGGAACGATTGAAACTCTTTGAGGAACAAAGAAGAGCTGAAATTGAACGCCTACAACAATTGCAGCTAGAAAAAGAGACGTTGTTCTCGGAAAACTTTGTACTAAGTAATTAA
- a CDS encoding sensor domain-containing diguanylate cyclase, with translation MSIKKGIKLNFAIGLLVVFITCSTTIINWYLSVQALKSNLTENHLESNYRYAKKVSLSTSDLLYDMQQNLSTLARIIWEREFSQSDLDDWKSANSSYFNSIFTTDTNGVVQLMSPQAVPNNPGGVRPGTKITSDLMKQALKNKKSFISDPYLAQTGNLVVLISFPIFDTSGNYKGVVDGTIYLESNNSLKRILENHDFLDESSVFVVDRLGRIIYHPDSSRINESIAYHPLVKSVMQGENGAAQIINSRGHEYFSGYAYVEQTGWGIIAQTPTSVIETPLRSLTHNIIAQSLPLLLLILILAWLFTNNLSKPINTLARFSEEAILSKKEAQSIHRLELKSYIYEVRQLCHHIQRHFQLLTNQIHQDGLTGLSNRRAFDLEIKKWALNQQPFSLIMLDIDHFKNVNDQYGHLVGDDVLRFLANKMVEVTREEDLCYRYGGEEFAILLKTNDVKDAFILAERLRTTIAQTPSPSGQYITVSLGISCYQVQDESPQSVISRADSALYLSKNGGRNKTTIYE, from the coding sequence ATGTCAATAAAAAAAGGGATAAAACTAAATTTTGCGATAGGCTTACTAGTAGTGTTTATTACCTGCAGCACGACGATTATAAATTGGTATTTATCGGTTCAAGCGCTAAAAAGTAATTTAACTGAAAATCATCTTGAAAGTAACTATCGTTACGCAAAGAAAGTATCATTAAGTACTAGTGATTTACTTTATGATATGCAACAAAACCTTAGCACTTTAGCGCGAATAATTTGGGAACGGGAATTTAGTCAGTCTGATTTGGATGATTGGAAGTCTGCCAATAGCAGCTATTTTAATTCGATATTTACAACTGATACTAATGGTGTCGTTCAATTAATGAGTCCTCAGGCAGTGCCTAATAATCCAGGTGGGGTAAGACCTGGTACGAAAATCACCTCGGATTTAATGAAACAGGCTCTTAAAAATAAGAAATCTTTTATATCAGATCCATATTTAGCACAAACAGGAAACTTAGTTGTACTTATTTCTTTCCCTATATTTGATACGAGTGGCAACTATAAAGGTGTTGTAGATGGAACGATCTATCTTGAAAGCAATAATTCACTTAAAAGAATTCTTGAGAATCACGACTTTTTAGATGAATCCTCTGTTTTTGTAGTTGATCGATTAGGGCGGATCATTTACCATCCGGATTCTAGTCGAATTAATGAGTCGATTGCTTACCACCCACTTGTAAAAAGCGTAATGCAGGGTGAAAACGGTGCAGCACAAATTATCAATAGTAGAGGGCATGAATATTTCTCTGGATATGCATATGTAGAGCAAACAGGCTGGGGCATTATTGCCCAAACGCCAACTTCAGTGATAGAAACTCCTCTTCGCAGCCTAACACACAATATCATTGCTCAGTCGCTTCCATTATTATTGTTAATTTTGATACTTGCTTGGTTATTTACAAATAATCTTTCTAAGCCGATTAATACGTTAGCACGATTTTCAGAAGAAGCCATATTATCTAAAAAAGAAGCTCAGTCGATTCATCGCCTAGAATTAAAATCGTATATATATGAGGTTCGACAACTATGTCACCATATACAAAGGCACTTTCAGCTATTAACCAATCAAATTCATCAAGATGGTCTTACAGGATTATCTAACCGTAGAGCCTTTGATTTAGAAATAAAAAAGTGGGCCCTTAATCAACAACCATTTTCTTTAATTATGCTTGATATAGATCACTTTAAAAATGTCAATGATCAATATGGCCACCTAGTCGGTGATGATGTATTAAGATTTCTTGCAAATAAAATGGTAGAAGTAACGAGGGAAGAAGACTTATGTTACCGATATGGCGGTGAAGAGTTTGCAATTCTCCTAAAAACTAATGATGTTAAAGATGCTTTCATTTTAGCAGAACGATTGCGAACAACCATTGCTCAAACACCAAGCCCGTCTGGGCAATATATCACTGTTTCATTAGGAATTTCATGTTATCAAGTACAAGATGAGTCACCACAATCTGTCATTAGTAGAGCGGATTCCGCACTCTATCTATCTAAGAATGGCGGAAGGAATAAAACTACCATATATGAATAA
- a CDS encoding DUF3231 family protein, translated as MTNNTSPNLTSSEMGKLWAIYIGNTMSTCILSYYLRCVEDQDIKKVLENALQLSEKFVKSIKEMFIKEGFPIPAGFSEHDVNLNAPKLFSDEFYLHYLKYLGKAGMSIYSVAVPLVTREDVKKFFVDVVQATVQLLNDVNETLDQKGYLMKSPPIPIPEKVKFVQKQSYLNGFFGNVRPLHGLEIAHLHDNIENDSTSKALLIAFSQTAKDEKVKQYFIRGKELTHKHVEICSQHLHKENLPSHPLLDHLVSTSTEAPFSDKLMLYHKIDMFSMKIRSYANGMSLNGRRDISAMYIRFLTDVGLYLEDGMNIGIDHGWMEQPPEAADRDRLTSK; from the coding sequence TTGACTAACAATACATCACCAAACCTAACATCATCCGAAATGGGCAAACTATGGGCCATTTATATCGGAAACACAATGTCAACATGTATCCTTAGTTATTATTTAAGATGTGTCGAAGACCAGGACATAAAAAAAGTTCTTGAGAATGCTCTGCAGCTAAGTGAGAAATTTGTAAAATCAATAAAAGAGATGTTTATCAAAGAAGGTTTTCCAATTCCAGCTGGTTTTAGTGAACATGATGTAAACTTAAATGCTCCAAAACTTTTTTCAGATGAATTTTATCTTCATTATTTGAAGTATCTTGGAAAAGCTGGTATGAGTATTTATTCTGTTGCGGTTCCATTGGTAACTAGAGAAGATGTAAAGAAATTCTTTGTAGATGTTGTTCAAGCTACAGTACAGCTCTTAAATGATGTAAATGAGACTTTAGACCAAAAAGGTTATTTAATGAAATCTCCGCCTATACCTATACCCGAAAAAGTAAAGTTTGTCCAAAAACAAAGTTATTTAAATGGATTTTTTGGAAATGTTAGACCACTGCATGGTCTCGAAATTGCGCATCTTCATGACAATATTGAAAATGATTCAACAAGCAAAGCGTTGCTAATTGCTTTCAGTCAGACGGCTAAAGATGAAAAAGTAAAACAGTACTTTATTAGAGGAAAGGAACTTACCCATAAGCATGTAGAAATATGCTCACAGCATCTTCATAAAGAAAATTTACCTTCACATCCATTGCTTGATCATTTAGTAAGTACTTCGACAGAAGCACCTTTTTCAGATAAATTAATGCTATATCATAAGATAGATATGTTTTCGATGAAAATAAGATCTTATGCGAATGGTATGTCCTTAAATGGGCGCCGTGATATTAGTGCTATGTATATTCGTTTCTTAACAGATGTTGGTCTCTATCTCGAAGATGGAATGAATATAGGTATTGATCATGGCTGGATGGAGCAGCCTCCAGAAGCCGCCGATAGAGATCGTCTTACTTCAAAGTAA
- a CDS encoding GAF domain-containing protein: MQRTDVVVYMKEYATNKKVKDLLKKINPRLAKKENNIRVHLSALLNNVITEEEYLVIETKMMLGKLCLDLESLIPDSFVTVLFYNYNENKIYHGAAPSIPADFFNFFHDINYSNAFNENCGSCGNAVYQQKVVVTDIETSYLWEPLRDYVMGWGFQTGWSVPFFRDKDVFGTFAIYHKYNKQVTEEEIQLVQQKVAQYQVETLCMINKLTEKKA; this comes from the coding sequence ATGCAAAGAACAGATGTTGTGGTTTATATGAAGGAGTACGCCACAAATAAGAAAGTAAAAGATTTATTAAAGAAAATAAATCCTCGTTTAGCTAAAAAGGAAAATAATATTCGTGTACATCTTTCTGCACTTTTAAATAATGTGATAACTGAAGAAGAGTATCTTGTAATTGAAACAAAAATGATGCTAGGAAAATTATGTTTAGACTTAGAAAGCCTAATCCCAGATAGTTTTGTGACGGTGCTATTTTATAATTATAATGAAAACAAAATATATCATGGTGCGGCACCGAGCATTCCGGCGGATTTTTTTAATTTTTTTCATGACATCAACTATAGTAATGCTTTTAATGAAAACTGCGGTTCATGCGGAAATGCGGTATATCAACAAAAGGTGGTTGTAACTGATATAGAAACTAGTTATCTTTGGGAGCCTTTACGTGATTATGTAATGGGCTGGGGCTTTCAAACCGGTTGGTCGGTTCCTTTCTTTAGAGACAAAGATGTGTTTGGAACATTCGCTATATATCATAAGTATAATAAGCAAGTTACTGAGGAAGAGATTCAGCTTGTGCAACAGAAGGTTGCTCAATATCAGGTTGAGACCTTATGTATGATTAACAAATTAACTGAAAAAAAGGCATAA
- a CDS encoding helix-turn-helix domain-containing protein: MYANRLRELRIEHGYTMEEVGKKVGIKKSSYASYESRYRQPPLEKLKGFSKLYGVSVDYILGLTNVRSTEESIQVRLKDICVKRGLHWDGVDIPEDVLILIEKVLDEAVLRSWVPTQSRKEG, encoded by the coding sequence ATGTACGCCAATCGCTTGAGAGAATTAAGAATTGAACATGGTTATACGATGGAGGAAGTTGGTAAAAAGGTTGGAATCAAAAAGTCTAGTTATGCATCATATGAATCGAGATACCGGCAACCTCCACTGGAAAAACTCAAAGGCTTTTCTAAGCTATATGGGGTTTCAGTCGACTATATTTTAGGACTTACAAATGTACGCAGTACAGAAGAGTCTATTCAAGTTCGTTTAAAAGATATATGTGTTAAAAGAGGATTACATTGGGATGGAGTTGATATTCCAGAAGATGTTCTGATATTAATTGAAAAAGTTCTAGATGAAGCGGTTTTAAGAAGTTGGGTTCCAACACAAAGTCGTAAAGAAGGGTAA
- a CDS encoding TrkH family potassium uptake protein encodes MKDRIIKLSPPQVLLFVFLIGIIIGTILLKLPFSTTDSISLLDALFTATSAMTVTGLAVVDTGTAFTTFGQVVIMVLIQTGGLGIMSFAILVFIALGRKIGFKQRILVQQALNQTSIGGVIKLVQKLFIFSIIIESIAVCLLAIRWVPALGWKEGIFASVFHSISAFNNAGFSIWSDSLMGYVGDPLVNIIISSLFIIGGLGFTVLADLWSSKKFQRLSLHSKIMIVGTFSLNLLSFFLVFWFEYNNPNTLGKLPFLDKVWGAYFQAVTTRTAGFNSVDIGSLEESTIFLMLILMFIGAGSASTAGGIKLTTFIAMFLSVLTFVKGKEDVTIFRRTLNPVIIVRCLAITMISISIVFIGIFVLEFSQSSPFLPIVFEVISAFGTVGLSMGLTADLTSIGKEVIIIIMFIGKIGPLTLAFSLTKQERTAIRYPKEEILTG; translated from the coding sequence ATGAAAGATCGAATTATAAAATTAAGTCCGCCACAAGTATTACTTTTTGTCTTTTTAATAGGCATAATCATAGGTACTATATTACTTAAGTTGCCTTTTTCAACAACAGATTCTATTTCTTTGTTAGATGCGCTGTTTACTGCGACTTCTGCTATGACAGTAACTGGCTTAGCCGTAGTTGACACTGGGACTGCATTTACAACATTTGGACAGGTGGTAATTATGGTACTAATTCAAACTGGCGGACTCGGAATTATGTCCTTTGCAATTCTTGTATTTATAGCACTTGGTCGTAAAATTGGGTTTAAACAACGAATCCTTGTCCAACAAGCTCTAAATCAAACGTCTATTGGCGGTGTTATTAAATTAGTACAAAAACTATTTATATTCTCGATTATCATCGAAAGTATTGCGGTTTGCTTATTAGCAATAAGATGGGTACCAGCGTTAGGATGGAAGGAAGGAATTTTTGCCAGTGTTTTTCATTCTATATCTGCCTTTAATAATGCAGGATTTTCGATCTGGTCAGATAGTTTAATGGGCTACGTAGGAGACCCTCTCGTAAATATCATTATAAGTTCCTTATTTATTATAGGCGGTCTTGGATTTACAGTACTAGCCGATCTTTGGAGTAGCAAAAAATTTCAAAGACTATCTTTACATTCTAAAATAATGATTGTGGGGACGTTTTCATTAAATTTATTATCTTTTTTTTTAGTATTTTGGTTTGAGTATAACAACCCTAATACTTTAGGTAAGCTGCCTTTCTTAGATAAAGTTTGGGGAGCATATTTTCAGGCCGTTACAACGAGAACAGCCGGTTTTAATTCCGTGGATATAGGCAGTCTAGAAGAATCAACAATATTTCTTATGTTAATCCTAATGTTCATAGGTGCTGGAAGTGCATCGACAGCGGGTGGAATAAAACTAACTACGTTTATAGCTATGTTTCTATCTGTTCTTACCTTTGTTAAAGGTAAAGAAGATGTTACGATCTTTAGAAGAACTTTAAATCCAGTAATTATTGTCCGTTGTTTAGCTATAACTATGATTAGTATTTCCATTGTTTTTATAGGTATTTTCGTTCTAGAATTTTCTCAAAGTTCCCCATTTCTGCCAATAGTTTTTGAAGTGATATCTGCATTTGGAACAGTCGGTTTATCAATGGGGCTTACAGCAGATTTAACGTCAATTGGTAAAGAAGTTATTATTATCATTATGTTTATTGGTAAAATCGGTCCATTAACATTAGCCTTTTCATTAACGAAACAAGAACGTACAGCCATTAGATATCCTAAAGAAGAAATTCTTACTGGTTGA
- a CDS encoding potassium channel family protein, translating into MDKKQFAVIGLGRFGGNLCKEFYKSGLEVLAIDNDGDRVADYLEFSTHAVQADTTDETVVRDLGLRNFDYVIVAIGENIQASILTTLLLKEIGVERVWVKAQNDYHQKVLEKIGADRIIHPERDIAKRIAHHIVSEKIIDFIELSDEYSIVEIIASGKVDQKTLLDLDIRAKYGCTVVAIKRAHDITVSPAANMVINQDDILVVAGHNRDIERFEREGI; encoded by the coding sequence ATGGATAAAAAACAATTTGCTGTGATTGGCTTAGGGCGTTTTGGTGGGAATCTTTGTAAAGAATTTTATAAGTCTGGCTTAGAAGTATTAGCTATTGATAATGATGGAGATAGAGTAGCGGATTATTTAGAATTCAGTACACATGCCGTTCAAGCTGATACGACAGATGAAACGGTAGTGAGAGATTTAGGATTAAGGAATTTTGACTATGTCATTGTTGCAATAGGAGAAAATATTCAAGCAAGTATTTTAACAACACTATTATTGAAAGAAATAGGAGTAGAACGAGTTTGGGTAAAGGCCCAAAATGACTATCATCAAAAGGTGCTTGAAAAAATTGGCGCAGATCGCATTATTCATCCCGAACGTGATATCGCTAAGAGAATTGCTCATCATATTGTATCTGAAAAAATCATTGATTTTATTGAACTATCCGATGAATATAGCATTGTTGAAATCATTGCGTCAGGTAAAGTCGATCAAAAAACACTTCTAGATTTAGATATAAGAGCTAAGTATGGGTGTACAGTTGTTGCTATTAAAAGAGCACATGATATAACCGTTTCACCAGCGGCAAATATGGTAATTAACCAAGATGATATTCTTGTAGTTGCAGGACATAACAGAGATATAGAACGTTTTGAGCGTGAAGGAATCTAA
- a CDS encoding HEAT repeat domain-containing protein, with protein MDTQKYLLDLIQRMLDDTLEYVPDVNGSMYVIANSAYKEAEKLADAKYIQPLKNIIEQHSSSKTKEKDIRRKAYHILEKLAINTEIREIFEYFADRLDKESDKYILGDCLLLYLDRNQYTPKLDIILRLSDDIRWQVRDMVIKMLGNYPKQEVEDLLIHKLADVKDQYEICHLLSSLRKIRSAKVLDVIGEYLQHDKGEVRASAIATAKELGGKEFLPTYIACLKDRSREVKLNALDALLKHGDESIIEVLFERLKTILKTKRNVEPATAEDSDVINIVQFLLRYKYMKEVTTIFDWIWQKKWDYLYECEKEWLRVNANRD; from the coding sequence ATGGACACACAAAAGTATTTATTAGATTTAATTCAAAGAATGCTTGACGATACACTTGAATATGTTCCTGATGTTAACGGTTCTATGTATGTTATAGCTAATAGCGCCTATAAGGAAGCTGAAAAATTAGCAGATGCGAAATATATTCAACCCTTAAAGAACATCATTGAACAACATTCTTCTAGTAAAACAAAAGAAAAAGATATAAGGAGAAAGGCTTATCATATTCTTGAAAAGCTTGCGATAAATACTGAAATACGTGAAATATTTGAGTACTTTGCAGATCGATTGGACAAAGAATCTGATAAATATATACTAGGGGATTGCTTACTACTATATCTTGATAGAAATCAATATACACCTAAGCTTGACATAATTCTAAGGTTATCCGATGACATAAGATGGCAGGTAAGGGACATGGTTATAAAAATGCTTGGAAATTATCCAAAACAGGAGGTAGAAGACCTTTTAATTCATAAATTAGCAGATGTAAAGGACCAATATGAAATATGCCACCTTTTAAGCTCATTAAGGAAGATCCGTTCCGCAAAAGTATTAGATGTAATTGGGGAATATCTCCAACATGATAAAGGAGAGGTAAGAGCCTCTGCGATTGCAACAGCAAAGGAATTGGGAGGAAAAGAGTTTCTGCCTACCTATATTGCATGCCTAAAGGATAGATCTCGAGAAGTGAAATTAAATGCACTGGATGCACTTCTTAAACATGGAGATGAGAGCATAATAGAGGTACTTTTCGAGCGGTTGAAAACCATTCTTAAAACAAAACGAAATGTTGAACCAGCAACAGCAGAGGATTCGGATGTTATAAATATAGTACAGTTTTTACTTCGCTATAAATATATGAAAGAAGTTACCACAATTTTTGATTGGATATGGCAAAAGAAGTGGGATTATCTCTATGAATGCGAAAAAGAATGGTTAAGAGTCAATGCTAATAGAGACTAA
- a CDS encoding alkaline phosphatase family protein, producing the protein MKSTDSLKKKVIMLIVDTLMDSSLQAAVKEGKAPALQFFIEKGCYISNLISPFPTMSVNVDSTLLTGVACDQHKIPGLVWYNQAENRIVNYGSHVRELYKLGLKQSMKDIFYNLNHEHLSKQHKTIHETLNEKGIQTATINALLYRGNNPCRLKIPFLLSLITGLKREMDSYSPDLFSYGRMHHLNPNKKKAFFWQRYGFNDKFTSNEMSYLIRENKLPAFTIAYFPDLDQSVHKHGRKDVKGVQKVDEELQNILNQFNSWESALNDNIWIILGDNGQAWTDADRNETLIDLRKLLNQYRIVKLSKGIKAEDEIVLGVNQRMSYIYTLNPEKVPLTDIVQIMRTDKRIDVIAQKNRETVTVISGINDGELHFYPEGKYMDEYGKSWHVEGNFEILDLEIVNNNIKYGNYPDALARLYAPFLSHSGDFIMVSANRGYEFIGEGSPKHVAGASHGGLHKQDSLVSMIICGTESQPKHLRIVDIKDWLLTLIY; encoded by the coding sequence ATGAAGTCAACTGACTCTCTAAAAAAAAAGGTTATTATGCTTATAGTGGATACCCTCATGGATTCTTCATTACAAGCTGCTGTAAAGGAAGGAAAAGCACCTGCTCTTCAATTTTTTATAGAAAAAGGGTGTTATATTTCTAATTTAATTAGTCCTTTTCCAACCATGTCTGTTAATGTGGATAGTACATTGTTAACGGGTGTTGCTTGTGATCAGCACAAAATTCCTGGGCTTGTTTGGTATAACCAAGCTGAAAATCGGATTGTGAATTATGGAAGTCATGTTAGAGAGCTTTATAAATTAGGTCTGAAGCAATCGATGAAAGATATTTTTTATAATCTAAATCATGAGCATTTAAGTAAGCAGCATAAAACCATTCATGAAACTTTAAATGAAAAAGGGATTCAAACTGCCACCATAAACGCATTACTTTATCGGGGAAATAATCCTTGCCGATTGAAGATACCATTCCTATTATCATTGATAACAGGTTTAAAAAGAGAAATGGACTCCTATTCGCCGGATTTATTTTCCTATGGACGCATGCACCATTTAAATCCGAATAAAAAGAAAGCATTTTTTTGGCAAAGATATGGATTCAACGATAAATTTACATCAAATGAAATGTCGTATTTAATTAGGGAAAACAAGTTACCTGCTTTTACAATAGCTTATTTTCCGGATCTGGACCAAAGTGTACATAAACATGGAAGAAAAGATGTTAAAGGTGTTCAAAAGGTTGATGAAGAATTACAGAACATACTAAATCAGTTTAATTCATGGGAATCAGCGCTTAATGATAACATCTGGATTATTCTTGGAGATAACGGGCAAGCATGGACTGATGCAGATCGGAATGAAACATTAATAGATTTAAGGAAACTATTAAATCAGTATCGAATAGTAAAGTTAAGCAAGGGCATAAAGGCTGAGGATGAAATTGTTTTAGGTGTTAATCAAAGAATGTCATATATTTATACGCTAAATCCAGAAAAGGTGCCATTAACTGATATAGTTCAGATTATGAGAACAGATAAAAGAATTGATGTAATTGCTCAAAAAAATCGAGAAACGGTTACGGTCATATCTGGAATCAATGACGGAGAACTACATTTTTATCCCGAAGGAAAATATATGGATGAATATGGAAAGTCGTGGCATGTGGAAGGGAACTTTGAAATATTAGATCTGGAGATTGTTAATAATAATATAAAGTATGGAAATTATCCTGACGCGTTAGCACGATTATATGCTCCATTTTTATCACACAGTGGTGATTTTATTATGGTAAGCGCCAATCGTGGCTATGAATTTATAGGGGAAGGTTCGCCTAAACATGTAGCAGGCGCTAGTCATGGCGGCTTACACAAGCAAGATTCTTTAGTATCAATGATTATCTGTGGAACAGAATCACAGCCTAAACATCTACGCATTGTAGATATTAAGGATTGGCTTTTAACGTTAATTTATTAA